A segment of the Manihot esculenta cultivar AM560-2 chromosome 13, M.esculenta_v8, whole genome shotgun sequence genome:
CAAGAACTAGTATCACGGCTAAAAAGGTGAAGACTGCAACAAGGTCTAAAGAAGCATAGCTCAATGCTCAGAAGGATACAATAAATCAGGGTAAAAGTCTAGTAGTAAGGGGATGATCTAAGTATAGAGACAACAAGAATAAGGGCAAGAAAAAATTAAGGGCAAGATCAAAGTTTAAGAGCAAAGCATAATGCTGATATTATAGCAAGAAATGTCATTTTAAGAAGGATTTCTACTTGAGGAAAAACAATCAGAAGGGTTCTCAAAATAAGAAGGGTGAAGCAGCAATTACCAATAATAATATACAAGATTCAGAAGTTTTAACTGTAGAAACTTTAAAGATATTATTTATCAttgaatcaaaaattaaaaactagtgGATATTAAATTTTGGTTGTATATTTAGCATGACCTCGAAAAAGGAATGATTTGCAAGAAagtgaaattataataaaattaaaaggatgATTTGTCTAATGATTatctattatattaattaaattctaatttaatttatatctttATTAAATTACTTTGAAACCCACTttgattattaatataatttagaaaacGTGTCTGATAAAACAtcttgaaaaaaattttaaaaaattttaaaaaatttaatttattattttgatatttttaaaattaaatcatgttaaacattattttaaattaatttttaatattttataattaatatattttataatattttaaaaaataaaattaatattaaataataaatatattagacagatttaaacaaaattatttgagaataattttaatcaaaataaaattaaaataaattattattttaaaattattaataaaaatttaaaaaataaataataatataaaagtaatttttaaggATGACttaacaattttattaattttcacttATATTGATAAAAGTAAGTTGCATTTAAAATGTGACAATTTagttagaaaagaaaaaaatagtgGAAGGTATAATTGCAACAAACATCACACCCCACTCCCACTACAATATCTTAACGTCTATAAGCGGAAGGTTTGCTTTCGGAGGATCACCCCTATCACCAACTCACCATGAGTGAACCTAAAAAGCTTCACATCGCTCTGTTTCCGTGGCTGGCATTTAGTCATATAATCCCATTCTTTGAGCTTGCCAAGCACATTGCCCAAAGGGGCCATAACATCTCCTTCATATCTACTCCTAGAAACATCCAACGATTACCCAAAATCCCTTCAAATTTGGCACCGCTTATCGATTTAGTGAGCCTCCATTTACCCACTGTTAAACATCTTCCACGGGATGCAGAGGCTACCAGTGACTTGACTTCCCAGAAAGTTCCATACCTCAAGATTGCCTACGACGGCCTCCAAGGCCCTCTTCTTCAGTTCTTGAAAACTTCTTCGCCAGATTGGATCATTTGCGACTTTGCTCAGTACTGGTTGCCTCCCATGGCTTCTAATCTTGAGATCTCGCTTGCCTTCTTCAGTATTTTAGGTGCATGGAGTGTATCTTTCTTTGGATCATCATCGTCTGCCATGATTAAGGGTGAGGATCCACGGTCTCAGCCAGAAGATTTCACTGTAGTTCCTGAGTGGATCCCTTTTCCATCCAAGGTTGCATTTAAGCTCCACGAGGCGAAGCATTTTTCAAGCTGAGGTAAAAGATTCAGATGTAGGCGTCTCTGATACGTTTCGTGTAGGATCAGTTCTTGCAGGTTGTGATGTTATAGCTGTTCGGAGCTGCAACGAGCTAGAGGCGGAGTTCTTGAGGCTTCTCGGAGAGCTTCACGGCAAGCCTTGCCTTCCAATATGTTTATTGCCACCTGATGATCTTGATGCCACTTGTAGCGAAGAAAACGATACGTGGCTCACAATCAGAGAGTGGCTAGACAAACAAAACAAAGGTTCCGTGGTATATGTAGCATTTGGAAGCGAGGCGGAACTGAGTCAACCTGAGTTAAACGAATTGGCACTTGGGTTGGAGTTGTCAGAGTTGCCATTCTTCTGGGTTCTTAGGAAACAGGACAACTCGGTGGAGTTACCAGATGGATTTAAAGACCGAGTTAAGGGACGAGGAATGGTGTGGACGAGCTGGGTACCTCAACTCAGAATATTAGGTCATGAATCAGTAGGAGGATTTTTTACTCACAGTGGTTATGGTTCAGTTGTAGAGGCACTTTATAGTGGACTTGCACTGATTATGTTGCCAATCAATATCATAGACCAGGGGCTAATTGCAAGAGTTTTTGGAGAGAAGAAGGTGGGTGTAGAGGTGACAAGAGATGAGTCAGATGGGTCTTTCACAAAAGAATCGGTGGCTGATTCGATGAGGTTGGTGATGGttgaaaaggaaggagaagaataTAGAGACAATGCAAAGGAGATGAGGAAGCTATTTGCAGATAAAGATTTCCATGATCAATACTTGGACCATTTTGTTGAGTTTCTGCAGAATGATCACTGAGTTTCCTTCAGGCGTGAACCCAGCTTCctctattttcttcttcttcattttcgGTTTATTAAATGCtaagaaaaataatgaaaactGGTGAAGTGGTCTAGTGTTTGTTTCATGGTTTGATTGGACCCATTGTACCCGGTGGTTAACAACCAGGAAATCAACTTAAGCATGGGCCATTCGGCTTTAATAATtgtgttttcttaaaatttctttatatgtGATCAATTTTAGAGCACTATAtggatcaattttttttatttacttaaaattaataaaaattatataaatatcccTATAAAGTTTTTAAAAAGTTCAGAAGAGCCCATATCTCTCTTGGTTCATACACTTCTCATAAAAACTACCATGGAGTTTGACCTCTACACAATACACAATTCCATTATTAACTCCTCTAAGCTTTTTCCATACGTTCTTTTATGTAACACCCTAGTTCTAATAGTATAAGAATAATAACTGTAGTTATATAGATAAAACTTACATGGAGAAAAACAAatgttatttaaatttcaaattaacttactggaaaaaaaaaacagaaatatatatacatatgaaAGAAGCACCTAGAAGCATTAGGAGAGAGGAGGGGGttttacaagaaaaaaaaaaaaaaaaaaaacagaagagAAGGGGGAAATCATCGGGGAAGAGAAGAAGGGAAGAGACCAACACCACCATCTCAAGAAGCCATTGGCCAAATCATTTCTTCACCAGCCATTTATCCTTCCAACAATAGCCTCACATATTGAAGAACCCAACCTGATTTTATTTCTCCTTGAAACAAGCATACATCAAGAGGAAGATAGGAGAGATTTGGTAGCAATTGGAACCCAAAATTCCAACTTGAAATTTCGATTAAGCTGGACCGTTAAGTTCCTTCCAATTCCTTCCCTTTACTTTGATTAAACAAGATGCATTTCCAATTCCTTTGAAAATGCAAGATTAGCacataaaaaaagaagaagaaagagaacgGGACATCAAGCATATCATTCTTTCTCATAAACCATGAAATCTCAAACTGAGCTCCTTGCCTCCATTAATCACTGTTGAAGCCAGACGGTGGATTGGGTATTTGATAAATCAAGGTTTGGGCTTTTCATTGGTGCAGCACTAATAAATTCTCATATAACCCAGCCACTATTTCCATGCATAGGCAACATCATGACGTCAACTGAAGTGGTTATATCTAGTGGCAGCAGCTAGGCGGCACACATGTATTGCTTCCACAACCCGATACGTCTCttccacacacatatatatatgtatatgtagtaTCTTTGagctctattttattttattctattctattttatttttttgaaagttAAATATATGTGGATTGCTTTCTTATTAGCTTGTGGCATATAGATCATATATTAAGTTGTTTCTCACTTAGAAGCACTTTGAATATTGAAAATTGCATCTTATTAGGTTGTATCCTGATTTATGaagaaattttattagtttagtTGGTGTTGAAAGAATAACTGCTAATAAATAAACCGCAACTCAATAAGTATGGGTTAATCAAACGGTGAGTACAAAGAAATGCAAGCGTCTCTTCTTTGAGACTATGCCGAACTAACAATACCGAATTGATGACAAACTGAAAAATACAGAATTAATATCGAACTGGAAAATACCGAACTGATACTGAATTAAAAAGTCGCGCCTTCCGAATTCAGggaatttaaatgaaaaatgaatATTTAGTTATGAAAGTAGTTAACATTTTGTTGAAAAGAACCTCTAGATTATTTTAGTAGTTTCCGCTTTTGTATATATAAGTTAATACAAAACAAGCAATATACATGAGTTTTTTtgtctcttttattttctgttatcATTGTTATTTTCTGTTCATAGTATTAGAGCTTGACGATCAAGCTTCCGTAGCAGCTATGGCTAGTATCAGTGACGTGATCCCAACTATGAACCAAAAGGGCCACCTCACTCTGCATAAATATGACTTGGAGCATATTGATGCTGATCGCATTGCGAGCTAAGAATAAGGTTGGCTTTGTCACAGGAAAACACAAGAAACCTGAGGAAGACTCTCAGGATTTTGAGCAATGGCGGAAAGTCGACAGCATGGTGATTTCTTGGATTCTTAACTTTATTTTCAAAGAAATTGTGGAGGTATTTTTGTATACCACGACTTCTCATGAACTATGGAAAGAGTTCGCTCAATGCTTTGGAAGCAGCAATGGACCTCAAATCTACCAGATCGTGAGAGAAATCAGCTCATTCCAACAAGGTAACATGAATGTAATAATTTACTTTACTAAACTCAAAAAAGTTTGGGATGAATTATTATGTGTTAGACCATTTCCTGTATGTACTTGTGGTGCTGCAAATAAGCTTGGCAGAATCCGATGTTTGAGATAGAAAGGAATGTATTTTTAACCATTTTTCAATCATTGTAGAGCTACATAGAAGATTTGAATGAAGTTGGAGAGGAGAGTTGAACCATATAGACATAGCATGCAAGCATGAAAAGGAAAGATGGTCTAATGTTTCCTTAGCACCACAAATAGTACATTCCCGAGATAGATGTTCAATACAGTTACGCCAAAAAGCTTTGCAAGGTAATTTTTCAAGTCAGAATAGCCATAAAAAGATCTGGATTTTACTAGGGAGGTGAAGTTTCCATAGGTTCTTTCAAAAGGTTGCATTGTCGGAAACTGAAGAAAGACTTGAACCTCCGTGATTGATCAATGCTTGCAACCTTTTTAACTCTCTGGTTGTCTAGTATCCTAAGCGAATAGAATATTCTCCCTTTCTATTAAAGTGCCAAATAAGCCTATCTTCCCTAAGATGCAGAGAGAAATTCAAAAATATGGTCGATATCATCCTTCTAAAAAATGGACAATAGTGTTGCTTTGTTCTAGGATCTTGTATGTGAATCAATCAATTACGACACTCATGTGATGGAAGAATCATAGTTATCTTTAACCCTCAGAGTATTCGGGAAAACCCATGACACCCATGGTTCTTCCTTACAAAAGATATGCTCTCCAACTCCCATATTCCATCTTATCCTTGCTTGAGAACTTctctaatgtaatacccggctagagtccggcatcagaacttgcccgatgtaatacccggctagactccggtatcagaattcctaccgtccggtggaatctcggatgtcggaagcctctagtagggtagaaacatgttttcataatatgttttaatgtatttcatgattttaattaaaaaggaaatgagtttttgcatgaaaacaaccttggaggaaaatccaggttcggccgccgaacctcaagttcggtcgccgaacatgcaggcatttcgggtgtgccttaggcccccgaaggcataagtgagggaagtccaggttcggcagccgaacctcaagttcggccgccgaacatggcatgcatgcggaggcacgttcggcccccgaacgtggcctggccagccactataaaagggtcccttagccgaaaacgggcgagctttttccccattttcggccaaggtgagctctccgccgcccctcaccgatcttgagttcttttccttcaaatctttcacgattttcacaagttttcatcttgttttgaagattttcaagttttgagcaagttttgagcttggagacccaaggaagttggaaatctcctatctccaagattaggtcgtctctctctcgatcttcaagaggtaagagccgatcttaagctcattccatgttttcagtaagttttatgaagatctatggggtagaatgcatgtttagcttatagttaggtttttgagtttatgttgtgtttttgagcaatgtggcttgcaaatgcatgtttgatgtgttgtagatggggtttgagatagtttgaagcccctaggagcttgtatgcttgtgtatgtgtgttgtagaataggtttatacatgtttggatggaatgggaggcgtatatgcatagaagagctgagtttctgccattctgggagaaaccaggttcggcagccgaaagaactttcggccgccgaacatgcttgtggaggcagccttcggctgccgaagcttgcccccgaaagaggactttcgcctctgtctgggagtttcggccgccgaaagtgtcgccgaacatgcatgagtttcgcctctgtttgggagtttcgtctctgtctgggagtttccgccgccgaaggtgccgccgaacctgcctgactttcggctctggagggactttcggccgccgaacctgccgccgaaagtgccctgttcagccttcctttgcatgtttttgcatgattgttttcaggtgttttagggggtttttgagggatatttttagagttatgttctagttgtttggtccctcatttgagtccacctgtgtaggttcggacccgaggaaccgaggaccccagcagtgagttcagctgcttttgagtcagtagagcttcagccagaggtgagtagaataaacctttacgatttaaagcaaataaattataaagtttttagcatgttcatgcatcatgaatgccatgtgatgaaataggttgtttgcattagaattgttatatgttgcattgcatttatgatgttgatgtggattggttattggatgaccctttagtcctcatatgatatgatgatgttacggcatgatatggtatggaagtccaagttgtacccattctacgtccctagcactatgtaagagaaagtccaggttgtacccattctacgtccctggcacattggaatgttatgatatgttatgttaagagaaagaccggttgtacccattctacatcccggcactttggaatgtagaggactattggtgacaataccatccgagatgtgatttgttgtgatgtgttgcattacatgatggcatgagattttaaatgttgttttccattattctgctcactgggctctagtagctcaccccttttccctaatccccctggattgcaggtacgggctagacagagaagtcaagaagagtaaagtcatgtgtttataatagatagaaagtggacatgataacttgtaagatgatgtaaagtttgtatagtcatgttatgtataatgatattgaggattagaagttgtgcttgaccctatggatgttgttatcccttttaatacattatcttagatgttttatgatgtagatgtaaaccaactcaacacatattatgccacccattgggggcattgatgagatcccacagaggggtcaacgttatgattatgactatgttcagtgcatgtacaggttgagtttggtgtatgatagaatgtatgaaagaaaagttttaacttttatgtatgttgttgatcatgtatgggattaaacaagtttacaggttacatgtcaggcttgctacgggtcccagcggtcttaagccgatctggatcctagcgccggtagcggtccgattttcggatcgttacagaatggtatcagagccctaggttcatatggtcggacctagagtgtcgggctcatagatgttatagaaggtcaagcacaataggaagatcatgtccactaggataggatgtagagtcctgtcttgattgatgatgtgaaatgccatgattatatgcatgtgcattaatgatatgtgatgtatgtgatgagggttcatgtgtgcccacatgaaccatatgatgctaatgtttgcttgttatttgCTGCCTTtcaaaaaacaggatgaggaagtctcgtcgatcagcaagattgactggagtaccacctgaggatgagggcacgagtgcccgtcctcctgcattgcctagggcaatgtcatgtagatcaagcagagaaagagtgtcaagggaccctagaaggtcttttgatgctagcagaagggggacagatagaggaggaagttcttcagatgtgagggaggttatggaagaggatcagaggagggatgggaatctggatgtcaacatgacggaagaagggacaggggagtctcagggaggcgctcaggcttcggggtatggttttccaccccattatccacccttcccacagggttcagggtatccgatgggaggcacatcggattactccagctttaactcctaccctacctacatgccttatccacctttctatccacctcacccccagtacccagcttatccaccctcacccttttatcctcaccctgcaaaccccacctcggggaatgctgcacccccacctccaccacctacagaaccagcagccccagctactcaaccttctagacctagctcagccagtgggagcaaggtcaagatgaccgactacatgaagttgggtgctcctcagtatgaaaaaggagatgacccgtttgtgtatcttgagagggttaaggtgatcacagatgagattggggctgatgacagtagagccattcagatggctgggttcacgcttaagtgcaagaaggcacgggagtggttcaagaattatgtgaacccgagagtagacagcatgtcttgggaggagtttgcaaacgagtttgcaggatgggctttcccagatagttcaagggagctgaagatgatagagtttgagcagttgaggcagactgatgagatgggtgtagaggagttcacagacagattcttggagctgttgccatttgcagggcaaaaccttgactcagaccagaaaaggtcaaggaggtatatcatgaaactccactccagatattcctccttgattcagtcagcagatagggagagcttccatgccatagtggatatggcccggaaaatggaggccagtgccatcgttcagggaacaatcagacagtcagtggcacagccttctggttccaagaccccaggctcttcttctctaagtgcagcagcttcaggtagcaaaaagtggagtaacaccactaggaagcccaagaagaagaagttctggaacaaagtcaagtctagtctgggattagggagtgactcaagctctggtgcggataatgcagtttgtgcaaagtgtagtaggccacacaggggagtttgccgggctgggacagcagcctgcttcagatgcgggccagagggacacatggctcgggagtgtcctagggcagcttttggagcacagtctcagcagacagcttctggcagtgtgtgtaacaacccgaaaatcggaccgctaccggcgctaggatccgggtcgacttaaggccgccgggacccgtagcaagccaaacatacatcctgtgaacctgcttaatcccatacatgatcaacaacatatataaaagttaaaacttttctttcattcattttctcatacaccaaactcaacctgcgcatgcactgaatatagccataatcataaacattggcccctctgtggaacctcatcaatgcccccaaatgggtggcataacatgtgttgagttggtttacatctacatcataaaacatctaagatcatgtaacaaaagggattacaatatccatagagtcaagcacaacttctaaacctcaatctcataatcaacatatacatgacataactattcataaattttacatcatcttacaatttatcatgtccactttctaactattacaattacaagactttactcttcttgacttctctgtctagcccgtacctgcaatcctgggggattagggaaaaggggtgagctactagagcccagtgagcagaataataaaacatttgaaacatatgataacatgaaatgcatcacatcacagctaatcacatcaaggatgaatttgtcactaatagtcctctacatgttccaactgtgccaggggcgtagaatgggcctcactggtctttttcttacataatcataacatagcttgacataacattccataatgccaggggcgtagaatgggcctcactggtctttctcttacatagtgccaagggcgtagaatgggcctcactggtctttcataccgtatcatcatcatatcatatcatacgaggactaaaggatcattcaacattcatccacatcatcaacatataatgcaatgcaacatattcgtgatttctaatgcaaacaacctaaatatctcatgtcattcatgatgcgtgaatcatgctaaaacgggtttattatttaaaagcatgagagttattctactcacctctagctgaagctctactgactcagaagcagctgaactc
Coding sequences within it:
- the LOC122721517 gene encoding uncharacterized protein LOC122721517, with amino-acid sequence MTWSILMLIALRAKNKVGFVTGKHKKPEEDSQDFEQWRKVDSMVISWILNFIFKEIVEVFLYTTTSHELWKEFAQCFGSSNGPQIYQIVREISSFQQGNMNSYIEDLNEVGEES